The DNA window TAATTTACCAATTAAACCTCAGTTGTGTTATGTGTGACTGCAATGTGGAACATGCAACATACAGATACAGTTTTGAAGAACTTTTTGGGCTTGTAATCATCATCAATGATAAATCCAGGGTAAGTATTAATTCATACACTATCGCTTTTCTGGGCTTTTGATTTTGCCTTTGCCCTCAAAAGTTTAATGGTGCATACGAAATGAAACTAAAGGTGCAGCTTTGAGTGCAGCCGCAGCAGGGAGCTCAAGCGCTCAACCATTCTGAATAGAACAAGATGGATAATGCAATTTAAGCCCCCCAATGGGGTGACTGCCTTTGAATCTTTATTCAAGGTCATCAGATCATCGACTCCCGCTGATAATGTGCTGTGTATCTTGGACAGGCTCTGCATAACTGCAGGGAATTAGTATGATGCAAGTCAGGATACTCTTGTgtcgattaaaaaaaaatgataatgcaatttaaaatatataaaaagaagaagaggaagaagaattcCTAGGGAGTTGCGGACCAAAGTTTAGTCGTTTAGTCGTAGTACTACTTTGTTTGTGACAGAGGAAGTGGATAGCCCATCAATCCTTCATTCAGCCATCGTTGGATGCTAATTTCAACCCTTTTTGAGTGGTACATATATTGCCTGTAAAGCTTCCACATACATAATTAATGGATAGACGATCAGCAGCCAATTATGTACTTAATCTTCCAAAAGTAAACCACTCAAGTATTCAAGGACACCATGTTTTAGATGATGCTATCCATATACATGCCTGAACTGAAACGCCTGCTGTTTTGTCTTTGCCTCTTTGCTAACGGGATACCTGAACACAAACAATCGTTAGAGTAGTTGTGTTAGTTGAACTATTAACCAACCAAAATTTGGGATTAGTTGGTAAATATATTCTTATATTCTGTAATTAAAGTTATACTTTGGTCAAGGATAATGGTATGAACGTACTAAAAGTTGCAGAATAATATAAGGTCAGCATCGTTGACATCatcttaattaattattattatggTCACGGTTAGAAGACACGCGAATTACTTACTACTGCTTTCCTTTTTCCATGCTTCAACAGTGGAAGCACTGTGCTTCCTTGCCTTGCAATTCTCGCAGCTTCATTCAAGAGTTTGTGCTTATTGAACAACTTTACAATATATAATATTTGAAAATCTTACAAAGAGTTAATTTGCGGTATAAGTGTCTGtccaaaagattaaaaaaattattgaggGTAGAAGCGTATGGATTTAattaaagatatatatatatttgcagCGTGCGATGTAGATTGCAAATAGAATATGTAAAAGACTTGAAGAGCCTCTAAGCTATTGCCGATATCTACTTTTGACTCTTCATCTAAATTTTGTTTCCGATCAGCTCTTGAACAAGTAAAACCGCACATTTTAAGGACTTTAGACATAAATTTGACCGAAtttaaagggcatttttgtccattcaTAATTGAACCTTTGGGACCAGTATCAGAAACCCTCAAAAGAGGTAACCCTTCAATTTCTTAAGCACGCTATTAgatttttcttcacaaaatccTGTGGAAaaatttgtgaagaaaaatCTAATAGTCTGCTTAAAAAATTAAAGGGTTACCTCTCTTGAGGGTTTCTGATATTGGTCGCGAAGGTTCAATTATGAATGGATAAAAATGCCCTTTAAATCCAGTCAAATTTATGCCTAAAGTCATCGAAAGTTCTTAAAGTGTGTAGTTTTAATTGTTCAAAGATcaattgaaaataaaatttgtatAAGGGATCAAAAGTAGACAACGATAATAGTTTAGGAGCTCCCCAGGTCTTTTACTCTTCTCcttttcaaaatatttctttttctcctttccaGCAAAATACgaaccagaaaaagaaaaaggtagaAGGAATGAAAGAAAATCTATGATATGCAAAATCAccataaaagaaaagaaaagaaaaagcgtGATGGGCATGCAAATACCATATACACTAATTGCTCTAGCCGAACGAAGGAAATTCTGTAGAGTGGGACTCTAGCTTAAGGGGAAAACGTGGACTTGGATTAGCGGCAATTGAGCCCCAAAATCCGCTAACAATGGGCTCTAAGTACAAAAGATTTTTGTTTGAGAGTACAACAAGTCGAAGGCCCAAATAATAATACCATGATCCATCCAGCGACTCATATCTTAGGTGTTTTGATCCCCAACTGCCAACTAAGAAATTTAATGATGAGACGTAACAAAGGCAAAGGTCTTTGGTCCATATGACGTCTATGGCTTGGGGCTTCCACCTACCAGCTCTTGTTGCCCGATTTCTGCCTTCAACTGTTAGCGTCCGCTCCAGGTACTCAACTCAAATCAAACTTTGGAACTTTTACCCGCAAAATTCAATGCCTACAAACAAACTCGGACGGTGGTGTTTCAGTGGTTCAAGTTTACAAGTACCGGTTATTCTTCCTGATCCTCATTTCAACTCACTACGACACTTGATTCATTCTTCAGCAGGATATTCTTGTCCAGGTATACAAATTCACAGATGGGTCGGGATAACATCAAGTTAATGGATACAAAAACCCGTGCCAATTTCCGGCTCTGCAATGTGGCAGGGTGGGTGTATTATATTAgcagttttatttcttttgtttcctccttttctgtcTTCCCGCGTCATTGCAGCTCTTCCTCAATTCCTACCAAAtgtcaatttcttttgattatgCTACTACTTAAGGATTATGGTAAttcataattttcaaattttttttgctaGTTATAAGACCGACTTGCTCGAGATTCATGCCCAAAATCCTGCCTTCCATGTTCTGTTCATTCCTGGAAACCCAGGTAATTATTCTGTTAGtttctttccttccttcctttttttttttttttcatttttccccctCTTCTAGTAATAGAAGGATGACCCACCACCGTTCCTTGGCGGTGCTGTCATTGGTACTTATGTGCCATGTGGTACGCCTTGAGATTTGAGCACCCAATACCTTCTCGAGGAGTTGGGCTGTATGTAATGCAGCCTTGAGAGATGATTGATGGCTGACGGGATTGGCAGGTGTTGTTTCGTTTTACACTGATTTTTTGGAGTCTCTGTACGAGTTGCTGGGAGGAGGTGCAAGTGTGACTGGTAAGATATGCTGCTACTTGCTCTCTTAATGCATTACCTAATTTGTAGCTGCTTTTTCATCGGTCTTGGATTTAGCAAAATGTAACTTATCTTTTGATTATATGCATTGTTAATGTGATCGACGCTGAAGCAGCTATTGCGCATGTATCTCACACAGAAAAGGTAAGTAATATGTTGAGACCAGCGTCAACGTTTGGAGCAATGTAGCCCGCATGCTTTTCTTAATCTTGTTTCCTTACCCTCTCTCTCATATAGTATCTGATTCTACTTGTGTTCCTTTTCAGCCATATCTGATTCTGACGACTGACGAGTTTTGTGGCTGTTGTTAAACTGGTAAtatttgtttgattgttttcaGAACTGGGAGCATGGAAGGTTGTTCTCCTTACAAGAACAAATTGAACATAAGGTGACCTATGAGATCGTTGTGATTTTTGTAGACAAATTTTCACGTCGTAAACGATATATACTGAACGTTTTGCCTTCTTCTCTTGATTCGTTCTTCACTTTTGACAGTTGAATTTTGTGGAACAAGAGCTTGAAGGCGTTGAAGTCCCTATAGTACTGGTAGGGGTATTGATATACTTGCTGTGTTATTCATGAACTCTTTTTTTTGGCAAGGAACCACCTGCAATTTGTTAACACTTGATTTTTTTGCTTATTGCTTCCCTCTGTCATTGAGGTTGCATTTCACTTTAGTGCAGGTTATTGAGGTTGCATTTCACTTATAGTGCAGATTATTGCTTGTTTGGCGTGTATATATGTACCAAGTGCATGGAAACctgtttattttagtttttctgGAGATTTATTAGATCGTTTAGtttctgaatcatgacatcccTCTGAAGGTCGGCCACTCAATTGGTGCCTACATATCTATGGAAATGTTTAAAAGATCCCCAGACAAGGTGATGTGCAGATCTAGAAATATACTGTCCATGCCTTTAGTTTTTTCTTATATGATTGTAATCATGGTCTGTTGCATACTTCTGTGTTCTGCAGGTAAGATATTGCGTCTTTCTATATCCATTTCTGGCTGTAAATACAAAATCTTCAACACAGTCTTTGATTAGAAAAATCTCAGCGTAAGCTCTTTCTTTCTTACACTCATTTCTCACATCTCGTGTTATGTATTCAGCATGCTTCTTGTGCCTGATTACAATTAACATTACCCATGATAACGTGTTTCCCTGTACTCTTTATACCTTTATGCTTGGAAGAAATCTAGTTTACTTCCTCAGGTATTGATGCTTCAAGGTTGTGAATATAGGTCTCCACTTATAT is part of the Coffea eugenioides isolate CCC68of chromosome 6, Ceug_1.0, whole genome shotgun sequence genome and encodes:
- the LOC113775275 gene encoding lipid droplet-associated hydrolase isoform X3, with the protein product MTSMAWGFHLPALVARFLPSTVSVRSRIFLSRYTNSQMGRDNIKLMDTKTRANFRLCNVAGYKTDLLEIHAQNPAFHVLFIPGNPGVVSFYTDFLESLYELLGGGASVTAIAHVSHTEKNWEHGRLFSLQEQIEHKLNFVEQELEGVEVPIVLVGHSIGAYISMEMFKRSPDKVRYCVFLYPFLAVNTKSSTQSLIRKISASPLICAVLSSIAGMVPIWTSKFLVTKTLGKLWSSSAVDALCTHVLQYHSMRNVLFMAMTEFKELSKTPDWDFIREKRGQIAFLFGFDDHWGPLHLFEEISKQVPDAVLAVERQGHSHTFSCTEAGSLWVAQHVASLIKNHMLKSISR
- the LOC113775275 gene encoding lipid droplet-associated hydrolase isoform X2, translating into MTSMAWGFHLPALVARFLPSTVSVRSSRIFLSRYTNSQMGRDNIKLMDTKTRANFRLCNVAGYKTDLLEIHAQNPAFHVLFIPGNPGVVSFYTDFLESLYELLGGGASVTAIAHVSHTEKNWEHGRLFSLQEQIEHKLNFVEQELEGVEVPIVLVGHSIGAYISMEMFKRSPDKVRYCVFLYPFLAVNTKSSTQSLIRKISASPLICAVLSSIAGMVPIWTSKFLVTKTLGKLWSSSAVDALCTHVLQYHSMRNVLFMAMTEFKELSKTPDWDFIREKRGQIAFLFGFDDHWGPLHLFEEISKQVPDAVLAVERQGHSHTFSCTEAGSLWVAQHVASLIKNHMLKSSM
- the LOC113775275 gene encoding lipid droplet-associated hydrolase isoform X4; translated protein: MGRDNIKLMDTKTRANFRLCNVAGYKTDLLEIHAQNPAFHVLFIPGNPGVVSFYTDFLESLYELLGGGASVTAIAHVSHTEKNWEHGRLFSLQEQIEHKLNFVEQELEGVEVPIVLVGHSIGAYISMEMFKRSPDKVRYCVFLYPFLAVNTKSSTQSLIRKISASPLICAVLSSIAGMVPIWTSKFLVTKTLGKLWSSSAVDALCTHVLQYHSMRNVLFMAMTEFKELSKTPDWDFIREKRGQIAFLFGFDDHWGPLHLFEEISKQVPDAVLAVERQGHSHTFSCTEAGSLWVAQHVASLIKNHMLKSISR
- the LOC113775275 gene encoding lipid droplet-associated hydrolase isoform X1 encodes the protein MTSMAWGFHLPALVARFLPSTVSVRSSRIFLSRYTNSQMGRDNIKLMDTKTRANFRLCNVAGYKTDLLEIHAQNPAFHVLFIPGNPGVVSFYTDFLESLYELLGGGASVTAIAHVSHTEKNWEHGRLFSLQEQIEHKLNFVEQELEGVEVPIVLVGHSIGAYISMEMFKRSPDKVRYCVFLYPFLAVNTKSSTQSLIRKISASPLICAVLSSIAGMVPIWTSKFLVTKTLGKLWSSSAVDALCTHVLQYHSMRNVLFMAMTEFKELSKTPDWDFIREKRGQIAFLFGFDDHWGPLHLFEEISKQVPDAVLAVERQGHSHTFSCTEAGSLWVAQHVASLIKNHMLKSISR